The Micropterus dolomieu isolate WLL.071019.BEF.003 ecotype Adirondacks unplaced genomic scaffold, ASM2129224v1 contig_9847, whole genome shotgun sequence genome window below encodes:
- the LOC123965489 gene encoding protocadherin alpha-3-like, giving the protein MASERRRRLSEYCGFAFQISLLLIFGNHTLAELRYSIPEEMKEGTLVGNVAKDLGLDKTSLIDRRFRVVSGSKDAFFEVNPDNGALQIRKKIDREELCQGGGVCLIELKILVENPLEMHHIVVEITDVNDHSPSFPEKEQQFQIAEHASPGTRFQLHTARDPDAGINSIRTYTLTSNDHFEIETSQSDEDKIPFLVLKKPLDRERNDKHLIFVTAVDGGKPQRSGTLNVSIIILDSNDNRPMFSQDTYQIEIYENVPVGSAVTSVSAIDPDEGPNGEIEYSLSKTLARKVYEIFDLNSLSGQIKLKGVLDFEESEIYKLDVEASDKGTPPLTGGCRVIIKMKDVNDNPPEIEVTSLSNTVSEDSKPGTVISLISVTDKDSGVNGKIISSITNEVPFELKPSYKENIYSVVTKGFLDREEVSHYEITIKAIDCGEPPLSTLKTLNIQILDVNDNSPQFSQNPLQFYLSENNVAGASIFSVSATDKDVNENAAISYHTVRGRSENDITSFLNINSENGDILALKSFDFETLKTFQFQVVASDSGTPSLSSNVTVNVFILDQNDNAPVILYPVSSNGSAEGVEEIPRNVNAGHLVTKVRAYDADIGYNGWLLFSLQQVTDHSLFGLDRYTGQIRTLRSFTETDEAEHKLIILVKDNGNVSLSATATVVVKLVEPKEAFAASDVKSSAKDEEGTDVTFYLMITLGSVSVLFLISIIVLIAMQCSKTTDYTSKYLQETNYDGTLCHSIQYRSGEKRYMLVGPRMSIGSTIVPGSHANTLVLPDRRR; this is encoded by the coding sequence ATGGCGAGCGAAAGACGACGTCGATTAAGTGAATACTGTGGGTTTGCTTTTCAAATTTCCTTACTGCTGATTTTCGGAAACCACACTTTGGCTGAATTGAGATACTCAATTCCAGAGGAGATGAAAGAAGGAACCCTTGTTGGAAATGTTGCCAAGGATCTTGGTCTGGACAAAACCTCTCTGATTGATCGACGATTTCGAGTTGTGTCTGGATCTAAGGACGCTTTTTTCGAGGTAAACCCAGACAATGGTGCCTTGCAGATCCGTAAAAAAATCGACAGGGAGGAGCTGTGTCAGGGAGGAGGTGTATGTCTAATAGAGCTAAAGATCCTTGTAGAAAACCCTTTAGAAATGCATCATATTGTTGTAGAAATTACCGATGTAAATGACCACTCCCCCAGTTTTCCTGAAAAGGAACAGCAGTTTCAAATAGCAGAACATGCATCTCCGGGAACGCGATTCCAGTTGCATACGGCCCGTGATCCCGATGCTGGAATTAACTCTATCCGTACATATACATTAACGTCAAACGATCACTTTGAAATAGAAACCAGTCAAAGCGATGAGgacaaaataccatttttaGTGCTGAAGAAGCCattagacagagaaagaaatgatAAACATTTGATATTTGTGACAGCAGTTGATGGAGGGAAGCCTCAAAGATCAGGAACACTCAATGTTTCCATTATTATTCTTGATAGTAATGATAATCGTCCAATGTTTAGTCAGGATACATACCAAATTGAAATATATGAAAACGTCCCAGTTGGCAGTGCTGTTACGTCAGTGAGTGCAATAGATCCAGACGAAGGGCCTAATGGAGAAATAGAGTACAGCCTTAGCAAAACATTAGCACGTAAAGTTTACGAGATATTTGACTTGAATAGTTTAAGTGGTCAAATTAAATTGAAAGGAGTCCTGGATTTTGAGGAATCAGAGATTTATAAACTCGATGTTGAAGCATCTGACAAAGGCACGCCTCCGTTAACAGGTGGGTGTAGAGTAATTATAAAGATGAAAGACGTCAATGATAATCCTCCAGAAATAGAAGTCACATCACTGTCAAACACAGTGTCTGAAGACTCAAAGCCTGGAACAGTTATTTCACTTATTAGTGTGACGGACAAAGACTCTGGTGTCAATGGAAAAATAATATCAAGCATAACAAATGAAGTACCTTTTGAATTAAAGCCTTCTTATAAGGAAAACATATATTCGGTTGTCACGAAGGGATTTTTGGATCGAGAGGAGGTGTCACATTATGAAATAACAATCAAAGCAATCGATTGTGGTGAACCTCCCTTATCTACTCTTAAAACTCTGAACATCCAGATATTAGATGTGAATGACAACAGTCCACAATTCTCCCAAAACCCATTACAGTTTTACCTTTCAGAAAATAACGTAGCTGGAGCGTCTATATTCTCCGTGAGCGCAACGGACAAAgatgtaaatgaaaatgcagcTATTTCTTATCACACTGTCAGAGGAAGAAGTGAAAATGATATAACATCTTTCCTCAACATAAACTCTGAAAACGGAGACATTTTGGCGCTAAAAAGTTTCGactttgaaactctgaaaacgTTCCAGTTCCAAGTTGTTGCCTCAGATTCTGGAACTCCGTCACTGAGCAGCAACGTCACAGTGAACGTGTTCATTCTGGATCAGAACGACAACGCTCCAGTCATCCTGTATCCAGTCAGCTCTAACGGTTCTGCTGAAGGTGTGGAGGAGATTCCTCGCAATGTGAACGCAGGACACTTGGTGACTAAAGTCAGAGCCTATGACGCTGATATAGGATATAACGGCTGGTTACTCTTTTCACTGCAGCAAGTCACTGACCACAGTCTCTTTGGTTTGGACCGCTATACAGGACAGATCAGAACACTTCGCTCCTTCACAGAGACAGACGAGGCTGAGCACAAACTGATCATACTGGTCAAAGACAATGGGAACGTGTCGCTCTCAGCAACAGCTACTGTGGTGGTCAAACTTGTGGAGCCCAAAGAGGCTTTTGCAGCTTCTGATGTTAAAAGTTCAGCCAAAGATGAGGAGGGGACCGATGTGACTTTTTATCTGATGATAACTTTGGGCTCAgtttctgtactttttctcATCAGTATCATCGTGCTGATTGCAATGCAGTGCTCCAAAACCACAGACTATACTTCTAAATATCTGCAAGAGACTAATTATGACGGGACACTGTGCcacagcatccagtacagatcTGGAGAGAAACGGTACATGTTAGTTGGACCCAGAATGAGTATAGGATCTACTATAGTCCCGGGCAGCCACGCGAATACACTAGTGCTCCCTGACAGGAGGAGG